In one Vidua chalybeata isolate OUT-0048 chromosome 4, bVidCha1 merged haplotype, whole genome shotgun sequence genomic region, the following are encoded:
- the CCNG2 gene encoding cyclin-G2: MSSEALWLFKQLNLHLELEGRFQPREKGLSLIEGAAENENTLCPRQRNAKVEDLWSLTNFFGFATETFVLAVNILDRFLALMKVKPKHLSCIGVCCIQLAARVVEEECNIPSAHEIIRISQCKCTVSDLKRMEKIISEKLHFEFKATTALTFLHLYHNILLCHTSERKEVLNLDKLEAQLKACNCRLVFSKAKPSVLALCLLTLEVQMLKSVELLEILLRVQKHSKISDSDLLYWRELVSKCLADYSSPECCKPDHKKLVWIVSRRTAQNLQNSYYSVPELPTIPEGGCFNGSESEDSCEDMSSGEESLSSSPPSDLEGAFFFELKPKPKWQTLSCRS; this comes from the exons ATGAGCAGCGAGGCGCTGTGGCTGTTCAAGCAGCTGAACCTCCATCTGGAGCTGGAGGGGCGGTTCCAGCCCCGCGAGAAGGGTCTCAGCCTCATCGAGGGCGCCGCCGAG AATGAAAACACTCTGTGTCCAAGACAAAGGAATGCCAAGGTGGAAGATCTTTGGAGTCTGACCAACTTCTTTGGATTTGCAACTGAAACGTTTGTTTTGGCTGTCAACATTCTGGACAGATTCTTGGCTCTTATGAAG GTGAAGCCGAAGCATTTGTCTTGCATTGGAGtttgctgcatccagctggccGCCCGTGTCGTGGAGGAGGAATGCAATATCCCATCTGCTCACGAGATCATCCGGATCAGCCAATGTAAATGCACTGTGTCCGACCTGAAACGGATGGAAAAGATAATTTCAGAAAAGTTGCACTTTGAATTTAAAGCTACTACTGCCTTAACCTTCTTGCACTTGTACCATAATATTTTACTCTGTCATACCTCAGAAAG GAAAGAAGTATTGAATCTGGACAAGTTGGAAGCACAGCTAAAAGCTTGCAACTGCCGTCTAGTCTTCTCTAAAGCAAAA CCATCTGTCCTGGCCTTGTGCCTTCTCACTCTGGAAGTTCAGATGCTGAAATCTGTTGAGCTATTGGAGATCCTCCTTCGTGTTCAAAAGCATTCAAAG ataagtGATAGTGACCTACTTTACTGGAGGGAACTGGTCTCTAAATGCCTGGCAGATTATTCTTCTCCTGAATGCTGCAAGCCTGATCACAAAAAACTAGTTTGGATTGTTTCGAGGCGTACAGCCCAAAACCTACAGAACAGTTACTACAGCGTTCCCGAGTTGCCAACGATCCCAGAGGGTGGATGTTTCAATGGAAGTGAGAG TGAAGACTCCTGTGAAGACATGAGCAGCGGGGAAGAAAGCCTTAGCAGTTCTCCTCCAAGTGATCTGGAAGGCGCATTCTTCTTTGAACTCAAACCTAAGCCCAAGTGGCAAACTCTCAGCTGTCGGTCTTAG